One genomic segment of Deltaproteobacteria bacterium includes these proteins:
- a CDS encoding adenylate/guanylate cyclase domain-containing protein, with protein MRTEILSIVFTDIKGYTAATSTQSHRENEHMLRRIDRIIAPVVRGYSGRVVKSIGDAYMIVFRSPTEAVRCATAVQDRLHQYNASARADQAIHIRIAMNIGEVRVHRGDVFGEPVNIASRIESITPADEIYFSEAIYLTMNRSQLYSERVGDFELKGIPEPITVYRARAFAHVETNDTPETDTQVSVTGLPFGGTELGHWRRMRWVRRAYMAMWALVIAGVAGASYLRYRPGADYSAVLARMQSAIEKGLPKQALAAAVDIPISTTEEYMQSRRLRRKAIALLIEKGNTAFVAKELDALIKSDSRDAEALLLRSAYLIGGNKDIAGAADDIANALKLNPALANRVEVSQYIAHTYRDPMARRVAEYVVENYLKQNAVPSLTKALSDKNYDIKTRMIIASRLEKLGAGQDIDWVTLALEQLKSTNCKSRLDAISRLVSEYDERAIKPLRRIAGSKGCGALQARRAVESILGK; from the coding sequence ATGCGTACCGAAATTCTTTCTATAGTTTTTACTGATATTAAGGGCTATACCGCTGCCACTTCAACGCAATCTCATCGTGAAAATGAACATATGCTGCGGCGCATCGATCGCATTATTGCGCCGGTTGTACGCGGTTATAGTGGCAGAGTGGTCAAATCGATAGGCGACGCTTATATGATCGTCTTTCGTTCGCCAACCGAGGCGGTACGTTGCGCCACAGCCGTTCAAGATAGATTACATCAGTATAATGCTTCAGCACGCGCAGACCAAGCGATTCATATTCGTATCGCCATGAATATTGGCGAAGTAAGGGTGCATCGCGGAGATGTTTTTGGTGAGCCGGTAAATATTGCCTCACGTATAGAAAGCATTACACCAGCAGATGAAATTTATTTCTCTGAGGCAATATATTTAACCATGAATCGTTCGCAATTATATAGCGAACGAGTGGGTGATTTTGAACTTAAGGGGATTCCTGAACCTATTACAGTTTATCGGGCTCGTGCTTTTGCACACGTTGAAACTAATGATACGCCAGAAACCGATACTCAAGTTTCAGTAACTGGACTACCTTTTGGTGGTACCGAACTCGGACATTGGCGTCGTATGCGTTGGGTGCGGCGAGCCTATATGGCAATGTGGGCTTTAGTTATTGCAGGGGTAGCAGGGGCCTCATATCTTCGTTATCGCCCAGGTGCTGATTATTCTGCCGTCTTGGCAAGGATGCAAAGCGCAATCGAAAAAGGTTTGCCTAAACAAGCATTAGCAGCAGCAGTTGATATTCCTATAAGTACTACTGAAGAATATATGCAATCACGAAGATTACGTCGTAAAGCAATAGCTTTGCTGATTGAAAAAGGCAATACTGCTTTTGTTGCTAAAGAGCTTGATGCATTAATCAAGTCTGATAGTCGCGATGCAGAGGCGTTGTTGCTACGCAGTGCATATTTAATTGGTGGTAATAAAGATATTGCTGGTGCTGCAGATGATATAGCTAATGCCTTAAAACTAAATCCAGCACTAGCTAATCGCGTTGAAGTGTCTCAATATATTGCGCACACTTATCGTGATCCGATGGCACGTCGGGTGGCCGAATATGTGGTTGAGAATTATTTAAAACAAAATGCGGTGCCATCTTTAACTAAAGCATTAAGTGATAAAAATTATGATATTAAAACGCGAATGATTATCGCTTCTCGTCTTGAAAAACTGGGTGCTGGTCAAGATATTGATTGGGTAACATTAGCGCTTGAACAACTTAAAAGCACTAATTGTAAATCTCGTTTAGACGCAATCTCGCGATTAGTTTCTGAATATGACGAGCGAGCGATAAAGCCACTTAGACGTATCGCAGGCTCTAAAGGTTGCGGCGCTCTACAAGCGCGTCGTGCAGTCGAGAGTATTCTCGGTAAGTGA